One segment of Radiobacillus kanasensis DNA contains the following:
- a CDS encoding protein adenylyltransferase SelO, with product MKKTESEKIKLENSYTQLPEVFYTLQDPTPVTSPEFVIFNAVLAQELGLDAKLIQSEEGAAILAGNQVPDHATPLAQAYAGHQFGHFTMLGDGRAILLGEHITPDDNRRDIQLKGAGRTPYSRGGDGRAALGPMLREYIISEAMHALGVPTTRSLAVVSTGEPTYRETELPGAILTRVAASHLRVGTFQYARKWGTQEDLRALADYAIKRHYPEVWNQENRYVSFLRELIKKQAVLIAKWQLVGFIHGVMNTDNMTISGETIDYGPCAFMDVYSPETVFSSIDVQGRYAYQNQPYIAGWNLARFAEAILPLLDKDQDRAIEIANKEVTSFLDLYNQNWLAGMRGKLGIFNEETEDEKLVEQLLEIMEKEKADYTNTFRGLTFPDRQKDEVFQTDEFANWKEKWEARLQRQDESMEDIHYLMRESNPAVIPRNHKVEEALEAAVAGDNSVMNRLLDVLKNPYAHTNAQEEYGRPPATPDPAYRTYCGT from the coding sequence ATGAAAAAAACGGAATCAGAAAAAATAAAGCTGGAAAACAGCTATACTCAGTTACCAGAAGTATTTTATACATTGCAGGATCCTACTCCTGTCACATCACCTGAGTTTGTAATTTTCAATGCGGTACTGGCGCAGGAACTTGGGTTAGATGCGAAGCTTATACAATCAGAAGAGGGGGCAGCTATTCTAGCTGGTAACCAGGTTCCAGACCATGCTACTCCTTTAGCTCAGGCCTATGCAGGTCACCAATTTGGCCATTTCACGATGTTGGGGGATGGTCGTGCCATTTTACTTGGAGAACACATTACCCCGGATGACAATCGTAGAGATATTCAATTAAAAGGAGCCGGAAGAACCCCCTATTCCCGTGGTGGAGATGGTCGTGCAGCTCTTGGTCCGATGTTGCGGGAATATATCATCAGTGAAGCAATGCACGCTCTAGGCGTCCCTACTACTCGCAGTCTTGCGGTTGTGTCGACTGGTGAACCTACCTATAGGGAGACAGAGCTACCTGGTGCGATATTGACTCGAGTAGCGGCTAGTCATCTGCGGGTTGGTACTTTCCAATATGCTCGGAAATGGGGTACACAGGAGGATCTTCGTGCTTTAGCTGATTATGCCATTAAGCGTCACTATCCGGAGGTTTGGAATCAAGAGAACAGGTATGTATCATTTCTCCGTGAATTGATTAAAAAACAAGCTGTGCTTATTGCGAAGTGGCAGTTGGTAGGCTTTATTCATGGTGTCATGAACACAGACAATATGACTATAAGTGGGGAGACCATTGATTATGGTCCTTGTGCCTTTATGGATGTTTATAGTCCGGAAACCGTCTTCAGTTCCATTGACGTTCAGGGCCGCTATGCATACCAAAATCAACCTTATATCGCTGGATGGAACCTAGCCCGTTTTGCAGAAGCCATTTTACCACTTCTTGATAAGGATCAAGACAGAGCAATCGAAATAGCAAATAAGGAAGTGACTTCCTTCCTTGACTTATATAATCAAAATTGGTTAGCTGGAATGCGAGGCAAACTAGGGATTTTTAATGAAGAAACAGAGGATGAGAAGCTCGTTGAACAACTCCTCGAAATAATGGAAAAAGAAAAGGCGGACTATACGAATACGTTTCGTGGCTTAACTTTTCCTGACAGACAAAAGGATGAAGTGTTTCAAACAGATGAGTTTGCTAATTGGAAAGAAAAATGGGAAGCGAGACTTCAGAGACAAGACGAATCAATGGAAGATATACATTACCTCATGCGTGAGTCTAATCCAGCTGTTATCCCACGAAATCATAAAGTGGAGGAAGCGTTAGAGGCAGCAGTAGCTGGTGACAATAGTGTGATGAATCGATTATTGGATGTCTTGAAAAATCCATACGCACATACTAACGCACAGGAGGAATATGGTAGGCCGCCTGCAACACCTGATCCTGCATACCGAACATATTGTGGAACCTAA
- a CDS encoding NADPH-dependent FMN reductase — protein sequence MKLLGVSGSLAGWKTNMAVHTFLTAAKAIDSAIDTELLDLRDFEVELVRGEPLAYYNSDTWDVVQKIESADIIVFATPIYQASMTGALKNVLDHLQMNALKGKVTGIITHGHVEKHFLVAEYQLKPILSYLKGLVPTTNIFVHNDSYSDENEIVDQYAMDRLKKLAEEMIQLSRK from the coding sequence ATGAAATTATTAGGAGTATCTGGATCTTTAGCCGGATGGAAAACCAATATGGCAGTCCATACCTTTTTAACGGCTGCTAAAGCTATTGATTCAGCCATTGACACCGAATTATTGGACCTACGAGATTTTGAAGTGGAATTAGTACGCGGGGAACCGTTAGCCTATTATAATTCCGATACATGGGATGTGGTTCAAAAAATAGAATCGGCCGATATAATTGTTTTTGCCACACCGATTTATCAAGCGTCTATGACAGGGGCATTGAAGAATGTCTTAGATCATTTGCAGATGAATGCTTTAAAAGGTAAGGTGACAGGAATCATCACGCACGGCCATGTGGAAAAACATTTTCTTGTAGCGGAATATCAACTAAAGCCTATTCTTTCGTACTTGAAAGGATTGGTTCCAACTACGAATATCTTTGTCCATAACGATTCCTATAGTGATGAGAATGAAATTGTGGATCAATACGCCATGGACAGATTAAAAAAGCTTGCGGAAGAAATGATTCAGTTATCCAGAAAATGA
- a CDS encoding LysR family transcriptional regulator — MELRQIHYFMEVAKREHVTEAAEALHVAQSSVSRQIFNLEDELGIDLFIREGRRVKLTPIGRIFFERMKQTLNMMDEAKREVKEYLAPEKGTVRIAFPISMAAHTLPSIIFAFRLRYPEAKFQMSNALYQDLIDGVVNGDYNLAMMAPMPDKEKEKKVRGTNLFTENIVALVPIHHPLANQPNIMLQELKGDSFVVLPKGYVFRDQVVQACQRAGYSPDIAFEGKDIDALKGLVSAGLGVALMPEMTLVDNTPQSTVVIPLSDTNLTRTVGVIYPTQRKLLPTEKLFYDFLLETYERLNEFKN; from the coding sequence ATGGAATTACGACAAATCCACTATTTTATGGAAGTTGCCAAAAGAGAACATGTTACAGAAGCTGCTGAAGCATTGCACGTTGCCCAGTCCTCCGTTAGTAGACAGATATTCAATTTAGAAGACGAATTAGGGATTGATCTTTTTATACGGGAAGGTAGAAGAGTGAAATTAACCCCGATAGGAAGGATTTTTTTTGAGAGAATGAAACAGACGTTAAACATGATGGATGAAGCCAAAAGGGAAGTGAAGGAATATTTAGCTCCCGAAAAAGGAACGGTTCGTATTGCATTCCCTATTAGTATGGCAGCTCACACATTGCCTTCGATTATCTTTGCCTTTCGCTTACGTTACCCGGAAGCCAAATTCCAAATGAGTAACGCACTTTATCAGGATTTAATAGATGGTGTAGTGAATGGAGATTATAATTTAGCCATGATGGCACCTATGCCTGACAAAGAAAAAGAAAAAAAGGTACGCGGAACAAACTTGTTTACCGAAAATATTGTTGCACTCGTTCCTATCCATCACCCCTTAGCTAATCAACCAAATATCATGCTTCAGGAATTAAAGGGGGATTCGTTCGTCGTACTTCCGAAAGGATATGTGTTTCGAGATCAAGTGGTCCAAGCATGCCAAAGAGCAGGGTATTCTCCTGATATCGCCTTTGAAGGAAAAGATATTGATGCCTTAAAAGGCTTAGTATCAGCTGGGTTAGGTGTCGCCTTAATGCCGGAAATGACATTAGTTGATAACACACCTCAGTCCACAGTAGTCATTCCTTTATCTGATACAAATCTAACTAGAACAGTCGGTGTGATCTACCCTACACAACGAAAGCTACTCCCTACAGAAAAGCTGTTTTATGATTTTCTACTTGAAACGTATGAGAGATTAAATGAATTTAAAAATTAA
- the gdhA gene encoding NADP-specific glutamate dehydrogenase — protein sequence MLDDIKQTQTQNVKDYVNHLFKKVKKRNPNETEFHQAVKEVFDSLIPVLVRNPKYIDHAILERIVEPERFITFRVPWVDDEGNVKVNRGFRVQFNSAIGPYKGGLRFHPSVNSSIIKFLGFEQIFKNSLTSQPIGGGKGGSDFDPKGKSDLEIMRFCQSFMTELEKHIGPNTDVPAGDIGVGAREIGYLFGQYKKLRGAYEAGVLTGKGIGYGGSLGRKEATGYGTVYFVEEMLKDKGSSFKGNTVVVSGSGNVSIYAMEKAAELGAKVIACSDSSGYIYDKDGINLDTVKQIKEVDGNRIYEYVKEHHDAVYTEGWTGIWSIPCEIALPCATQNELDRESASLLVRNGLKAVGEGANMPCTQEAVDIFMKAGVMFAPAKAANAGGVAVSALEMAQNSARLSWTQEEVDGMLQDIMKNIYQESVKASEEYGASGNLITGANIAGFKKVADAMIAQGVI from the coding sequence GTGCTTGATGACATTAAACAAACTCAAACGCAAAATGTAAAAGATTACGTAAATCATTTATTTAAGAAAGTCAAAAAGCGAAATCCAAATGAGACGGAATTTCATCAAGCAGTAAAAGAAGTTTTCGACTCATTAATACCAGTACTTGTTCGTAATCCGAAATACATTGATCATGCTATCCTTGAAAGAATTGTTGAACCAGAACGATTTATTACTTTCCGTGTACCTTGGGTGGATGATGAAGGTAACGTAAAAGTGAATCGGGGGTTCCGAGTACAGTTTAATAGTGCAATTGGTCCATATAAGGGAGGATTAAGATTTCACCCATCTGTTAACTCTAGCATAATTAAGTTTCTAGGTTTTGAACAGATATTTAAGAATTCTTTAACCAGTCAACCAATCGGCGGTGGAAAAGGCGGGTCTGATTTTGATCCAAAAGGTAAATCAGATTTAGAAATCATGCGTTTCTGTCAGAGTTTTATGACGGAACTTGAGAAACATATAGGACCAAATACCGATGTTCCCGCAGGTGACATTGGGGTAGGAGCTAGAGAAATTGGTTATTTGTTCGGTCAATATAAAAAATTGCGCGGAGCTTATGAAGCAGGCGTTCTAACTGGAAAAGGCATTGGGTATGGAGGAAGCTTAGGTCGAAAAGAAGCGACAGGCTACGGAACCGTTTACTTTGTAGAAGAGATGTTGAAAGATAAAGGTTCAAGCTTTAAAGGAAATACTGTTGTCGTTTCAGGATCTGGAAATGTTTCCATCTATGCCATGGAAAAAGCTGCAGAGTTAGGTGCAAAAGTAATTGCTTGTAGTGACTCTAGTGGCTACATTTATGATAAAGATGGAATTAATCTAGACACAGTTAAACAAATAAAAGAAGTAGACGGGAACAGAATTTACGAATATGTAAAAGAGCATCACGATGCTGTTTATACAGAAGGTTGGACAGGAATCTGGTCTATTCCTTGTGAGATTGCCTTGCCTTGTGCAACGCAAAATGAACTCGATCGGGAGTCGGCTTCTCTCCTAGTAAGGAATGGTCTTAAGGCGGTAGGGGAAGGGGCAAATATGCCTTGCACTCAAGAAGCTGTTGATATCTTTATGAAGGCTGGAGTAATGTTTGCACCTGCTAAAGCTGCCAACGCAGGAGGAGTTGCTGTCTCTGCATTAGAAATGGCGCAAAATAGTGCAAGATTATCTTGGACTCAAGAGGAAGTAGACGGGATGTTACAGGACATCATGAAAAACATTTACCAGGAAAGCGTGAAGGCGTCGGAAGAATACGGTGCTTCTGGTAATCTCATTACTGGTGCAAACATTGCTGGATTTAAGAAAGTAGCCGATGCAATGATTGCTCAAGGAGTTATTTAA
- a CDS encoding DUF3231 family protein codes for MKSTNHNVPLTSAEIGNLWTQYMNDTMSICFLKHSIKNTQDKGIKEILQFSLRIAESHIPKIKSFLKQDDYPIPMGFTKEDVNLDAPALFTETFLLVYMHVMALHGMTGYAGAVGTSARADQRAHFIQSQKETMELYDRIISVMLHKGILSKPPRINRPSKVDFVNDQSYLAGWFGKKRPLSAMEISGLSFNMQKSIVKVVLEIGFGQVTRSKEVQKYLQKGKKICKHQFGVLSDIMTKEDLSSPESWVSEVTDSTIAPFSDKLMMFHIVTLVSAAVGYLSAGLSVSQRRDIAVEYSRLMAEMGLYAEDGAQLMIKHGWLEQPPLAHDRDEIANQ; via the coding sequence GTGAAGAGCACTAATCATAACGTTCCACTCACTTCAGCAGAAATCGGAAATCTTTGGACACAATATATGAACGATACGATGTCCATTTGTTTTCTAAAACATTCTATTAAGAATACACAAGATAAAGGTATTAAAGAAATACTCCAATTTTCCCTTCGGATAGCTGAATCGCATATTCCAAAAATCAAATCATTTTTGAAACAGGATGATTATCCTATTCCAATGGGGTTTACAAAGGAAGATGTAAACCTTGATGCTCCTGCTTTATTTACGGAAACATTCCTATTAGTGTACATGCACGTTATGGCATTACACGGAATGACAGGCTATGCTGGGGCAGTCGGAACCTCAGCCCGAGCGGATCAAAGAGCTCACTTCATCCAATCTCAAAAAGAGACGATGGAATTATATGACCGTATTATATCTGTGATGCTACATAAAGGGATTCTCAGTAAACCCCCTCGTATTAATAGACCTAGTAAGGTTGACTTTGTGAACGATCAAAGCTATTTAGCCGGTTGGTTTGGAAAGAAAAGACCACTATCTGCAATGGAAATTAGTGGACTAAGCTTTAACATGCAAAAATCGATCGTGAAAGTTGTGTTAGAAATTGGATTTGGACAAGTTACTCGATCAAAAGAAGTTCAAAAGTATCTACAAAAAGGAAAAAAAATTTGTAAACATCAATTCGGTGTGCTTAGTGATATCATGACTAAAGAAGATTTGAGTTCCCCAGAATCGTGGGTTTCAGAGGTCACAGATTCCACAATTGCACCGTTTTCCGATAAGTTAATGATGTTTCATATTGTTACATTAGTGTCAGCGGCAGTAGGATATTTAAGTGCTGGTTTATCTGTTAGTCAAAGAAGAGATATCGCAGTGGAGTATTCACGCCTTATGGCCGAGATGGGTTTATATGCCGAGGATGGTGCGCAGCTTATGATAAAACACGGATGGCTGGAGCAGCCACCTTTGGCGCATGATCGAGATGAAATTGCGAATCAGTGA
- a CDS encoding GerAB/ArcD/ProY family transporter — protein sequence MKAFISRFQFTMLVANYIFAATLITLPQILTQISKQNTWLVPFIVYPVLVVILIVCFGRGNKAQLSFATIQKTKLHHIFHLTLGVFLVIVYIRDLRAFIDFTTRALLPTTPIEMTTLLVSVVLLYISSAGLEVITRITVVQFILLGVTVASLPVMLINEVDLSHVMPIIGTDTVANLSKSSFELFPWMGESLIFFFLLGNVAAREGIKRATIIGISIGFFLIFVLIITSIAVLGQNIVSNATYPNFIMIQQINMTDFLDRLDLVIVILWMPVILSKLALTLYCIHRTFSNPNKETTSTLFMTPLSLLLAILSIALFKNNTVHLEFTFLTWTIIGYVMEFFLVILIIMIRFKKPKIDSVS from the coding sequence ATGAAAGCGTTCATATCACGGTTCCAATTCACCATGCTTGTTGCAAATTATATATTTGCAGCCACATTAATTACGTTACCACAGATTCTAACGCAGATTTCTAAGCAAAATACATGGCTTGTTCCGTTTATTGTTTATCCAGTTTTGGTGGTAATTTTGATCGTTTGTTTCGGAAGAGGAAACAAAGCACAATTAAGTTTTGCTACAATTCAGAAGACAAAGCTGCACCATATTTTTCATTTAACTCTAGGAGTGTTTCTCGTAATTGTCTATATTAGAGATTTGCGTGCCTTTATTGACTTTACAACTAGAGCATTATTACCAACCACCCCTATAGAAATGACCACTTTACTCGTATCCGTTGTCTTGCTCTATATTAGCTCCGCAGGTCTCGAAGTAATCACAAGAATTACAGTTGTTCAATTTATTTTACTCGGTGTTACGGTCGCATCACTTCCCGTTATGTTAATCAATGAAGTAGATCTTTCTCACGTCATGCCAATTATAGGAACAGACACGGTAGCAAACTTAAGTAAATCCTCTTTCGAGCTATTCCCTTGGATGGGAGAGTCGCTCATTTTCTTTTTCCTACTTGGCAATGTAGCGGCGAGAGAAGGGATAAAGCGTGCAACAATTATTGGAATTAGTATCGGGTTTTTCCTGATATTCGTCCTAATCATAACGAGCATTGCGGTGTTAGGACAGAATATTGTCTCAAATGCAACCTACCCAAACTTCATTATGATTCAACAAATTAATATGACCGACTTTTTGGATCGACTGGATCTGGTAATTGTCATTTTGTGGATGCCTGTTATATTAAGTAAATTAGCGCTTACTTTGTACTGTATTCACCGAACATTTTCCAATCCAAATAAAGAAACGACATCTACTTTATTCATGACACCATTAAGTCTGCTCCTTGCCATTTTATCTATCGCCCTATTTAAAAACAACACGGTTCATTTAGAATTCACCTTTTTAACTTGGACGATTATTGGCTATGTCATGGAGTTCTTCCTAGTGATCCTCATTATCATGATTAGGTTTAAAAAGCCAAAAATCGATTCGGTCTCTTGA
- a CDS encoding Ger(x)C family spore germination protein, producing MTIYKRIYLLILCLFLLTGCWDRVEVNDLAFVTASGFDKLEENKLRTSVQVPLPGNMGGAGSSGGGGGSGGESPFYVDSGVGRNIRESNDDLQQRMSRKLYFSHRRVLVFGENIARGGFKKSLDVVIEQPQSRLSAYVLVTRGEAMEVLNATPHFEQFSAETMREMAKSGFGITVKDVMNQIDKPGKDPVIPIVETTKTENEYPEDQKDEIMISGAAILKDDKLKYFANKEESLGAFWLFEETPEKNYTFSVKEDGEINVSIDDKKIRTSYTTSGGSPSFSLTIDVQARVMQNEANLDLDMDANYQLAVKNMEKKIKQEINALLEHSMSEGIDVYGFGWYLFQHVNKQWEKKWADNWRNTLKEMKIDVNVNATIQQTTNPGITIKE from the coding sequence ATGACTATATATAAAAGAATCTATCTACTCATTCTATGTTTATTTTTGTTAACAGGGTGTTGGGACCGTGTAGAAGTAAACGATTTAGCATTCGTCACGGCAAGTGGATTTGACAAGCTCGAAGAAAATAAGTTAAGGACGTCTGTTCAAGTTCCTTTACCAGGAAATATGGGTGGAGCCGGTTCATCTGGTGGTGGCGGAGGCTCCGGTGGGGAGTCCCCTTTCTATGTGGATTCTGGAGTGGGAAGAAATATAAGAGAAAGCAACGATGACCTCCAGCAAAGGATGTCAAGAAAGCTTTATTTTTCTCACCGAAGAGTCCTTGTATTTGGTGAGAATATAGCTCGTGGTGGGTTTAAAAAATCTCTAGATGTTGTCATCGAGCAACCTCAATCCAGATTATCCGCATATGTCCTCGTTACAAGAGGAGAGGCGATGGAAGTACTAAACGCTACTCCGCACTTTGAACAGTTTTCTGCGGAAACGATGCGAGAAATGGCCAAGTCTGGCTTTGGAATTACAGTAAAAGATGTGATGAACCAAATAGATAAACCTGGAAAAGACCCTGTAATTCCAATAGTGGAAACGACAAAGACAGAGAACGAATACCCTGAAGATCAAAAAGATGAAATTATGATTAGCGGTGCCGCAATTTTAAAGGATGATAAGTTAAAGTATTTTGCCAATAAGGAAGAATCCTTAGGTGCCTTCTGGTTATTTGAAGAGACACCCGAAAAAAACTACACCTTTTCTGTAAAAGAAGATGGTGAAATAAATGTAAGCATAGATGACAAAAAAATAAGAACGTCTTACACAACTTCGGGAGGTTCTCCATCGTTTTCTTTAACAATAGACGTCCAAGCGAGAGTGATGCAAAATGAAGCAAATCTTGATTTGGATATGGATGCCAACTATCAATTGGCTGTTAAAAACATGGAGAAGAAAATAAAACAAGAAATTAATGCACTATTAGAACATTCTATGTCTGAAGGAATTGATGTTTACGGATTTGGGTGGTATTTGTTTCAGCATGTGAATAAACAATGGGAGAAGAAATGGGCAGATAACTGGAGAAATACATTAAAAGAAATGAAGATTGATGTGAACGTAAATGCGACCATTCAGCAAACGACGAATCCCGGAATAACGATAAAGGAATGA